One genomic region from Muriicola soli encodes:
- a CDS encoding DUF368 domain-containing protein, translating to MGDRNFLQYLIVTLKGMAMGAADVVPGVSGGTIAFISGIYEELITSINQIGPAVLKTLPKQGIVATWKEVNGNFLLSLFLGIAISVITLARLISWLLINEPVLLWSFFFGLVVASVIFVARAIVKWRPAVFAILLAGAAIAYFITQLPPVENTSSLPYLFLSGALAICAMILPGISGAFILVLLGSYKTVLDAVHERNVITLATVFVGAIFGLLSFARLLKWMFQHYKDITLALLTGFIIGSLNKIWPWKIVIESRVFDGKSIPVLEENVSPFAYSGEPQLLWAILLAIAGFSLIFMLEKLAAKK from the coding sequence ATGGGAGACCGCAATTTCTTACAATACCTTATAGTTACCCTCAAGGGGATGGCTATGGGGGCTGCAGATGTTGTACCCGGGGTCTCCGGAGGTACCATCGCCTTTATTTCAGGGATCTACGAGGAATTGATTACCTCCATTAACCAAATTGGACCGGCAGTACTCAAAACTTTACCCAAACAAGGTATTGTAGCCACCTGGAAGGAAGTGAACGGGAATTTCCTTTTATCACTTTTTCTGGGTATTGCGATTAGTGTGATTACCCTTGCCCGCCTCATCAGCTGGCTATTGATTAATGAACCTGTTCTTTTGTGGTCCTTTTTCTTCGGCCTGGTTGTGGCCAGCGTAATTTTTGTGGCCAGGGCCATAGTAAAATGGCGCCCTGCGGTTTTTGCTATACTGCTTGCCGGTGCAGCTATTGCCTACTTTATAACCCAACTCCCTCCTGTAGAAAATACGTCCAGCCTCCCCTATCTATTCCTTTCGGGAGCCCTTGCTATATGTGCCATGATTCTGCCCGGTATTTCAGGAGCTTTTATCCTTGTTTTACTGGGATCGTACAAAACCGTACTGGATGCTGTTCACGAGCGAAACGTAATCACTCTGGCTACAGTCTTCGTAGGAGCCATTTTTGGTTTGCTGTCTTTTGCCCGTCTCCTGAAGTGGATGTTTCAGCACTACAAAGACATCACTTTGGCACTGCTCACAGGCTTTATCATCGGTTCTCTCAATAAAATATGGCCCTGGAAAATCGTCATTGAAAGTAGGGTCTTCGACGGTAAAAGCATCCCCGTTCTGGAAGAAAATGTCTCTCCTTTTGCATATTCTGGTGAACCTCAACTTCTCTGGGCAATTCTGCTGGCTATCGCCGGTTTTTCGCTTATTTTTATGCTTGAAAAGCTTGCTGCAAAAAAATAA
- a CDS encoding DUF368 domain-containing protein, with protein MHQPRSFIDKVFLLIKGLAMGTANKVPGVSGGIVAFVAGFYEEFIYSLQKINLKAFKLLFNGRFKSFYRYINGQFLTLLIFGMLVSYFSVSKLLDYFLEHNELYVWATFFGMIIGSIYFISKDFEHWNRKTIIAGIIGLLAGISISFLSPARENDNLLFIFLCGIISVSGMTLPGLSGSFILILLGNYVLLLVDSVNALYDTIAEVVQGDFGFTSNQERLDTLKILAVFTLGSATGLVTLSHLLGYVLKHFRHITTAVIIGFITGSLGVVWPWKRTIFVKDALGNVLSDSNGDPIIRNYERYLPDLNNPDTWWAVVFVVLGIVILMALEWYGKNRKKT; from the coding sequence ATGCATCAGCCCAGATCTTTTATTGATAAAGTATTCCTTCTCATCAAGGGACTGGCCATGGGTACGGCCAACAAGGTCCCCGGAGTTTCCGGAGGCATCGTGGCTTTTGTAGCGGGGTTTTATGAGGAATTTATCTACTCCCTGCAGAAGATCAATCTCAAAGCCTTTAAACTGCTTTTCAACGGCAGATTCAAGAGCTTTTACCGCTATATTAACGGGCAATTTCTAACCCTCCTCATCTTTGGGATGCTGGTGAGTTATTTCAGTGTTTCCAAGTTGCTCGATTACTTTCTGGAACACAATGAACTCTATGTCTGGGCTACCTTTTTTGGGATGATCATTGGGTCGATTTACTTTATCTCCAAGGATTTTGAACACTGGAACAGGAAAACCATCATCGCAGGGATCATAGGCTTACTGGCGGGTATTTCTATCAGTTTCCTGAGTCCGGCCAGGGAAAATGACAACTTGCTGTTTATTTTTCTCTGTGGGATCATCAGTGTATCGGGGATGACGTTACCGGGTTTATCGGGCTCCTTTATTCTGATCTTGCTTGGAAATTACGTTTTGCTACTGGTCGATTCTGTAAATGCGCTTTACGATACCATAGCCGAAGTTGTACAAGGCGATTTTGGATTTACTTCCAATCAGGAGCGATTAGACACCCTGAAAATCCTGGCGGTCTTTACCCTGGGATCGGCCACCGGCCTTGTGACCCTTTCGCATCTTTTAGGGTACGTCTTAAAGCATTTCAGGCATATAACCACTGCAGTGATCATCGGTTTTATCACCGGTAGTCTGGGCGTAGTCTGGCCCTGGAAAAGAACTATATTTGTTAAGGATGCCCTGGGAAATGTGCTCAGCGACAGCAACGGCGATCCCATCATTAGAAATTACGAGCGATATCTGCCCGATCTAAACAACCCAGATACATGGTGGGCCGTAGTTTTTGTCGTCCTGGGTATAGTCATCCTCATGGCTCTTGAATGGTATGGAAAAAACAGAAAAAAAACATAG